In the Bacteroidales bacterium genome, one interval contains:
- a CDS encoding phenylalanine--tRNA ligase subunit beta: MKISYNWLKQYIDIDLDHKEVAEILTNTGLEVEGIEEFQSVKGGLEGIVIGEVKTKEKHPDADKLSLTIVDIGRNENLKIVCGAPNVEPGQKVVVATVGTTLYQGNEAFKIKKTKIRGEVSEGMICAEDELGLGTSHDGIMVLEENVKVGTFAKDFFKIENDIIFEIGLTPNRIDGASHYGVARDLAAYLKQSENIKLQKPSVKEFKIDDESNIIDVIVENEEACPRYSGITISGVTIKESPEWLKTRLRAIGLNPINNIVDITNFVLHETGQPLHAFDADIITGNKVIVKTLPEKTKFVTLDEIVHELSSEDLMICNAEKGMCIAGVFGGIHSGVTENTKNIFLECACFDPVYVRKTSKRHLLNTDSSFRFERGTDPNNTIYTLKRAAILIKEIAGGKISSKIVDVYNKPVKETEINLSYNNTDRLIGKNIEREKIKNILEWLDFKIIDDTKDGLKLLSPTYRVDVQREPDVIEEILRIYGYNNIEISDKVNSTLSYSQKPDPEILKNNISDLLSDNGFAEIMSNSLTKSAYYDNLESYKAENVVKILNPLSNDLDGLRQNLLFGGLEAIIYNINRKNSNLKLYEFGNCYSLIKNTDGKDILDKYYESQHLALFITGRKNESNWNSDKENSSFFYLKAYVDNILDRLGLKPDKMEKESGTSDLFSEFLKYKSKNKDVVQYGIINKKNLSIFDIKSEIFYADFNWDNIFELTKSIKIKFEPLPKFPEVKRDLALLLDKNINFEKIKELAFKTEKKLLQNVILFDVFEDETIGKDKKSYAISFILQDINKTLTDKQIDKIMNNFINIYKKELNAKIR; this comes from the coding sequence ATGAAGATATCTTACAATTGGTTGAAACAATATATTGATATTGACCTTGATCATAAAGAAGTTGCTGAAATTTTAACAAATACCGGTCTGGAAGTTGAAGGAATTGAAGAATTTCAATCAGTAAAAGGCGGTCTTGAAGGAATTGTTATTGGTGAAGTAAAGACAAAAGAAAAACATCCTGATGCAGACAAGCTAAGCCTTACAATAGTTGACATTGGCAGAAACGAAAACTTAAAAATTGTTTGTGGCGCACCAAATGTTGAGCCAGGGCAAAAAGTTGTTGTTGCAACTGTGGGAACAACTTTGTATCAAGGCAATGAAGCATTTAAAATTAAAAAGACCAAAATTCGCGGGGAAGTTTCAGAAGGAATGATTTGTGCCGAAGACGAGTTAGGGCTTGGAACTTCGCATGACGGAATAATGGTTTTAGAAGAAAATGTTAAAGTTGGTACATTTGCTAAAGATTTTTTTAAAATTGAAAATGATATAATTTTTGAAATAGGATTAACACCAAACAGAATTGACGGTGCTTCGCATTATGGAGTTGCCAGAGACTTAGCTGCATATTTGAAACAATCTGAAAATATTAAACTACAAAAGCCATCAGTTAAAGAATTTAAAATTGACGACGAAAGTAATATTATTGATGTTATTGTTGAAAATGAGGAAGCTTGTCCAAGATATTCGGGAATAACAATTTCAGGAGTTACAATTAAAGAATCTCCCGAATGGCTTAAAACAAGGCTACGAGCAATTGGTTTAAATCCTATAAATAATATTGTTGATATAACAAATTTTGTTTTACATGAAACAGGACAACCGCTTCATGCCTTTGATGCAGATATAATTACAGGAAATAAAGTTATTGTTAAAACCTTACCCGAAAAAACCAAATTTGTTACATTAGATGAAATAGTGCATGAACTGTCTTCTGAAGATTTAATGATTTGTAATGCAGAAAAAGGGATGTGCATTGCAGGAGTTTTTGGAGGTATTCATTCAGGAGTTACTGAAAATACAAAAAATATTTTTCTTGAATGTGCTTGTTTTGACCCTGTTTATGTACGTAAAACATCAAAAAGGCATTTATTAAATACTGATTCTTCATTTCGTTTTGAACGGGGAACAGACCCAAATAATACAATTTATACACTTAAACGAGCTGCGATATTAATAAAAGAAATAGCAGGAGGAAAAATCAGTTCTAAAATTGTTGATGTTTACAATAAGCCTGTTAAAGAAACCGAAATTAATTTATCATATAATAATACTGACCGCCTAATCGGGAAAAATATTGAAAGAGAAAAAATAAAAAATATTCTTGAATGGCTTGATTTTAAAATTATTGATGATACAAAAGACGGATTAAAATTATTATCCCCAACTTATAGGGTTGATGTTCAGCGTGAACCAGATGTAATTGAAGAAATATTAAGAATATACGGTTATAATAACATTGAGATATCAGATAAGGTAAACTCTACTCTTTCATATTCACAAAAACCCGACCCTGAAATTTTAAAAAACAATATTTCAGATTTGTTATCCGATAATGGATTTGCAGAAATAATGTCAAATTCATTGACAAAATCTGCATATTATGATAATCTTGAAAGCTATAAAGCAGAAAATGTTGTTAAAATATTAAACCCTTTAAGTAACGATCTTGATGGATTAAGACAAAACCTTTTGTTTGGAGGGCTTGAAGCAATTATTTATAATATTAACAGGAAAAACAGTAATCTGAAATTATATGAATTTGGTAATTGTTATTCTTTAATAAAAAATACAGACGGTAAAGATATATTAGATAAATATTACGAATCTCAACATTTAGCTTTATTTATTACAGGAAGAAAAAATGAATCGAACTGGAATTCAGATAAAGAAAATTCAAGCTTTTTTTATTTAAAAGCATATGTTGACAATATCCTTGATCGCTTAGGATTAAAACCTGACAAGATGGAAAAAGAATCCGGTACTTCAGATTTGTTTTCCGAATTTTTAAAATATAAATCAAAGAATAAAGATGTAGTACAATACGGAATAATCAACAAAAAAAACCTAAGTATCTTTGATATTAAATCAGAAATATTTTATGCGGATTTTAACTGGGATAATATATTTGAACTAACAAAGAGTATTAAAATAAAATTTGAGCCATTACCAAAATTTCCTGAAGTAAAACGAGATTTGGCTTTATTACTTGATAAAAACATCAATTTTGAAAAAATAAAAGAATTAGCTTTTAAAACTGAAAAAAAATTATTGCAAAATGTAATATTATTTGATGTTTTTGAAGATGAAACCATAGGAAAAGACAAAAAATCATATGCAATAAGCTTTATTTTACAAGATATTAATAAAACACTTACTGATAAACAGATTGATAAAATAATGAATAATTTTATAAATATTTATAAAAAAGAGCTTAATGCAAAAATAAGATAG
- a CDS encoding O-acetyl-ADP-ribose deacetylase, whose product MIEKIKLIKGDITKLEVDAIVNAANKSLLGGGGVDGAIHRAAGYELLEECKTLKGCPTGQAKITNAYKLPAKYVIHTVGPVWDGGKNNEEKLLASCYQNSLNIAKNNNVKKLAFPNISTGIYHFPKEKAAEIAINEVETFLKDNPDIEEIIFSVFDEENYSIYKAHLG is encoded by the coding sequence ATGATAGAAAAAATTAAACTAATAAAAGGAGATATTACAAAATTAGAAGTTGATGCAATTGTTAATGCCGCCAACAAATCTCTTCTCGGTGGCGGAGGCGTTGATGGTGCTATTCACAGAGCTGCCGGCTATGAATTATTAGAAGAATGTAAAACTTTGAAAGGCTGCCCAACAGGACAGGCAAAAATTACTAATGCCTATAAATTACCGGCAAAATATGTAATACATACTGTTGGACCAGTTTGGGACGGAGGAAAAAATAATGAAGAAAAACTTCTTGCTTCCTGCTATCAAAACAGTCTTAATATTGCAAAAAATAATAATGTAAAAAAATTAGCTTTCCCTAATATTAGTACTGGTATATATCACTTCCCAAAAGAAAAAGCTGCCGAAATTGCAATTAATGAAGTTGAAACTTTTCTAAAAGATAATCCTGATATTGAGGAAATAATTTTTTCAGTATTTGATGAAGAAAATTATTCTATTTATAAAGCACATCTCGGATAA